One Aegilops tauschii subsp. strangulata cultivar AL8/78 chromosome 2, Aet v6.0, whole genome shotgun sequence genomic window, atgaggatgagcacgacaccttgtggttcgaggaccgtgtatatgttcccaataatgcagagatcaggaagctgatacttcaggaagctcatgactcgccctactcaatacaccccggaaacaccaagatgtatttggatttgaaggaacgtttctgatggactggaatgaagaaggatattgccgagtatgtatccgtatgtgatgtatgtcagagagtgaaggcagaacatcagaagccagcaggattactgcagcctatgccgatacccgaatggaagtgggacaagcttggcatggatttcatcaccggattgcccagaacccgatcaggatatgattctatttgggtagtagtggatcgcttgaccaaagtagctcactttatcccagtgaaaaaccacttatacaagcgcgaagttggccaagatatatatgaccaggatcgtatgtctgcacggagttccgaggaccatcgtattagatagaggaacacagtttacttcaaagttttggcaccagctgcaccagactttgggtaccaggctagagttcagcacatcttttcatccgcagacagatggacagaccgagagagtcaatcagattctggaggacatgttgagagcttgtgcgctagattatggatctagttgggatgacaatttgccatacgcagagttctcatacaacaatagctaccagaccagtttgaagatggcacctttcgaagctttgtatggaaggaggtgcagaacactgttaatgtgggatgaagtaggagaccgtcagttgtttggtctggatttgattaaagagtcagaagagaaggttaagctgattcgagatagactaaaggtagctcagtccaggcagaagagttatgcagactcaaaacggaaggaggtagtctatgaagtTGGAGACAgggcatatcttcgtgtgtcacctctgcgaggagttaaacatTTTGGAGtaaagggaaagttagccccgagatttgtaggaccatactgagttttggaacgtatgggagaggtagcctacaagttggagttacccgaaggactgtcaggagttcatgatgtgtttcacgtttcctagttgaagaagtgccatgctgaaatggccgatattcctcagagagatacagtgcccctcgaagcaattcagttggatagtgatctgacctatgaggagaaaccagtcaagatttttgagtttgccagccgagttacacgcagcaaggttatcaagttttgcaaaattcagtggagtcaccataccgaggatgaagccacctgggagcgagaggatgatctacgcaaagaccacccacacctattttctagccaacccaaatctcgaggacgagattcatcttaaggggggtaggtttgtaacatcccaaattttcaatttggaatgttatacataggtcattcatgcatatcatattttatcgTTCGTTTCGCGAATCCTCGAAATTCTaacaactcaaggacccacggagagagttgggaatttcgttatctttgagtttttctcaaatcttgaaaaagaggatcatttggttttaattatttttttctcttcgaaaatatttcatattaaaatatatgagaggagataatataacttctccaaaataaaagaaacatGGGAGGAAAAAaatttaaaatcaaataaataattttatttggattttattgctattttattttgaattaggaaaaatatgcgtttttcaaaattgcattagaggcccaaataaatgttcactttgtctgcaatattattagaggaccgtgaaaatttattttacgatttttgaactctgtttagtatttcttttattagttTTTCTGCGTCAGGatttatttttaaaaaaaatccgaACCGACCCAACGGGCCGTGTCTGTCCAGGACACTGCGCCCGGGGCCTTTAAAACCAGCCCGAGCCGGCTGCCCCAGCCCACCACAGCACCGCGCCCCGCCACCAAACCCtacccgccgccccgcctcgatccgcgagccgcgccgccgccgccagccctcgctcgcgccgccgccgccgccgcgctacCGCGCCATCGCCCGctgtcgccggagccgccgccgccgcgtcggaCCCCGCCGTTGTCCGGTCGGTTTTCTTCGGTTAACCTCGGTTTTTTTTCCAGAAAATCCCTAGATCGGTTTTGTTCTGTTTTTCTTCGTTTTAGttaaatagcggacgttcgtccgtacgttcgttttaacgaacgatgTTCGTCAaatagccgcagacagcgaacgttcgttcgttagcctgttcgtctctTTTTTCaaggtttttccgcgattattttcgatcgcgatttctgccctgatcttcgttttagtttatcttttcgcttgtttatccaaatcagatgaaacaagcgcctagatcttcgtcttgaaaccctctttctgtttaaccaacttgaacaagattttggtactgtaaaatttgactttagtccagattagtaaacgaatcttgtttctttcgtagattgagtttcgttgctctgtttgatttgattctttttgcaaaccggagttcttcaatTGAACTTTCTGGATAggtcttcttatttgagttttacccatgcatctttgcttgagtgcttatgtatgctattgtttgtttgcgatagaattcccggagtgcgaagcgtgctactatgagtcactaggttttgcggatcgtcaacaaggcaagtaacacattgatcatacccctttattacccagtttttatgcattagttacaatcctcaaacactgcatgattaggatgtgatttacttgtgggtattgggaagtagatgatgaggtagaacctattacctgttttattatcaaacccttgggagttacttctacgttatgcttatgttgctatgctatgctcgtagacgtggattgggtttgagtgtatccatgacagttgtgagtttgttaattaatggttcaacttaaggtggcaacttcaataaatatctgggtggattgttggttttgggcacctggggttataccagtgttgtcctaggagatcccggggttataccgtgtgatcctcctatggtccgccacccaggctcaaagggatcataatattattcatgctataaacttacgtgtgcagccacaagctattatgggctctagcatagttgagtatgttgcatgacctcttccagtggtaggctagcagatgtaggggatgtaggttggtactgtctactcggggttagagttaatgcttctgaaagactatgtctcggtcatccgtttctcaaacaccatgtagtgcgagaaatccaacggaggagattgattcttgtggggaaaagtgcgcaaacctctgcagagtgtacaaactaatcatggttagccgtgtccccggttatggacaacttgagtatctggtacttgaattattggtttgatctcatcactctaaattaatttgttgggttgataattactttttaattgggattgagatgggggtaacattctcaatgtttcaactaccatgatagtgaAATAAAACATATttctttgttgtaggaaaaaatggcttttcgcaaaacattataaccgtagagcctccaccagccataattgcatgtagtgatagcatttatctgtcattgctctactgtgttatattgccagcatattccatgtgctgacccattttcgggctgcaacgtatcatgttgcagacttttcagacgaggagtaaggtgcggtaggtcgtttgtcgtgcactcagctatgccgttggagttgatggactcactttatcttccaagccttccgcggttatcttatttagatggccttaagccatatttattgtaataatttctcttttgagaaattcgatgtaataagtgtgtgattgctactctgttataaatcattcgagtactgtgtgtgtcagcattaccgatccagggatgacactgaacacagagatttgaccgtctgaggtcggatcgctacagttcaattcattaccggcaagtctctttactcgttccgtaatgcatcatcccgcaactaactcattagtcacattgcttgcaaggcttatagtgatgatcattaccgagaggtcccagagatacctctccgatacacggagtgacaaatcctaatctcgacctatgccaacgcaacaaacaccttcggagacacctgtagagcatctttataatcacccagttacgttgtgacgtttgatagcacacaaggtgttcctccggtattcgggagttgcataatctcatagtcagaggaacatgtataagtcatgaagaaagcaatagcaataaaactaaatgatcattatgctaagctaatggatgggtcttgtccatcacatcattctctaatgatgtgatcccgttcatcaaatgacaacacatgtctatggttaggaaacataaccatatttgattaacgagctagtcaagtagaggcatactagggacactctgtttgtcaatgtattcacacatgtactaagtttccggttaatacaattctagcatgaataataaacatttatcatgatataaggaaatataaatagcaactttattattgcctctagggcatatttccttcagggagGCCCATGACGAATTACATGAAGATTTCGAAAGACTTGATACGGAAACCATGGAGGATTCTACCTCCACAGACGTAGCCAACCTAGTTCTGTAGCCCTAGGACCCCAGGTATGTTATATAAGCTGGGGACTGGGCTCGTCGATAGGAGAACATACAATCCCTTCGTACTTTACATGTACTATGTACACACCCCAACACGATATACACAAGCAAGACACGGGGTATTATCTCCCCCGTGAGAGCCCGAACCCGGGTAAAACCTTTCCTTGCTACCACCATGCAAGTCCCCTAGCCAGGGTACCCTACCGAGGGATATACTAGATTTAGCTTCGATAATGGTGGCCCATGCAGGTCCTGCTAGATGAACGCTCAATGAGAGTTTAGATCGGTTCCGGCATGATCATCATGTTTGGGCAAATGTTCATCTTCGGCGTCGCCACCTTCATCGCCGACTCAACTGGCCACCTCCGGCAAGTCGAGACTTTTGCTCCAAGTCAGGTCGTTAGATTTGGCAGCATGGAGCATGCTGAGAACTGCCGCGAAGAGCTGATCTTCTAGAGTTTGGCATCACACCAGATTGACGATGGCAGGAATGAGTTCTCCGGATCTCGATGCCAAATCGGGTCTTGGAGCCGTCGGAGGAGGTCGACTTTTTTGACCCACCGACCACCCATCTAATCGCAAACGTCGAAGGTCTCACGCATATCCTAGAAGGTTCTATCGAGGGAGCATAAGACATGGAAGAGGAGATCGACGAGTGCTTGCTCTCTCGTAAGAGTGGTTGGTAACCCCCAAGTGTAAGGATGAAGTAACCTAGCAATAATTATTTCCTCAACAGTGAACCAAAGTTCATCGAACCAAAAGGTGTTCTTCCAGCAATCGAAGTCATTTGTACCTACACACAAAAACACAACAAAAACTTGTCCCCAACATATCAAGAAAGTTGTCAAGCTTCTTGTCCTGCTAGTTACAAGATTAATTTGCACGATATGGTAGGAAATGATAGATAGATAAAATGGTAGATAAAAGAATAGTAATTGTAATGAAGATTTCAGTAACAGAAAATAGACTCAGGGGCATAGGTTCACTAGTGGCATTTCTCATTTTACTAGTGGCATTTCTCATAAGCATAACAATGTAGTGTGGTGAACAAATTACAGTTGGGAAACAATTAAATCTTAATATTTATATTTATGATTATGGCCATTCATGGTATAATCTCATAAGGCATTACATCCATGATATGTAGACCGTTATCCAACTGCATCTACAACTAATACTAACCCCAAGACCGCTATCCAGTAGGCATCtcaaagtattaagttcatgacaaacagaGCATTGTaataagcaagatgacataatgtagacagtAAAATATGAAGGAATATGACGAGAaaccatcgttttatccttagtggcaacaatacaatacatgtcttgtccctttctgtcactgggacaTAGATCACCGCAAGATTGGAATCCACTACAATTCACCACTCCCTGCGAAGAAATTACTCATCAAACTTGGTCAAAAAAGACAAATGGATCGAAGAGCATATAAAACTATTCAATTACACATCAaagaaatttcaaaaaattcaatTGAATTCAACAAACGATCTAATcataaagtgacaattcatcacatcccaacaaacacaccataTATTGCATCAGATTGATCCCGATCATGTGAGACAGCTTACGTGAACTTTGTACTGAAGAACGAGAGATAGGAGATGCCATCTAGCTAccgatgacccacaagtatagggggtcacaACAGTCTTTGATGGTAGTATTTCACctaaatttattgatttgacacaaagGGAGCCAAAAAGAATATTTATAAGACTTAACAATTGAGTtgttaattcaaccacacctgagaAATCACTTCCTTATAGCAACTTATTAGTAGCACAATAATACGATATCAGTGTTAGCAGAGTAACAATGACAGTAACAGCAGTAGTAACAAGTTTGTAACAAGTACAACAATAGTAATTGTAGCAAAGGCAGTAGTAGAAAATCGTAGGCATGGAGTAGTGATGGGATTTTCAGATGAGATTCAATATGCAAGGGTCACAACCTAAGCGAtacaaactactccctccgtcccataatgtaagacgttttttggcactagtgtagtgccaaaaaatgtcttacattatgggacggagggagtagttccgATTCATCAATCATATGTAGGCATGTGTTCCTTATACAATCATATATGCTTGTGATAAGAACTTGCATAACATCGTTTGTCCTACGCACCcttcgtggcagcggggtcctcaTGGAAACTAAAGGTAATTAAGCCACTTCTTTTAATAGAACTAGAACAAaacattaacacatagtgaatacatgaactcctcaaaatACAGTCATCCCCATAGagtatcccaattattgtcaccttgggtcTAGAGTTTGGAACAATAACAGGTGCACACAGCTTGCAGATATgatcaagaactcaaatatattTATAAAAACATAAGGTTCAcatatgaaatcatgatactcgggccctaatgacaagcattaagcatagcaaagtcatagcaacatcaatctcaaaacataatgggtactagggatcaagccctaacaaattcACACGATTACATAAGAAATCTCATCCAATCCCGTCTACCACCAGAACCGAAAAAGCCACAGAACGGAGACATAGGAGGGAAGGGTGGCCTGACCTTGGGTTGCATCAACCCACCACATCGACCCCACAACCCGTCCCTTTGGTGGCTTATGGCCCTATGCTGGCTCTCGTGTCTTGAAACTTCACGAcatgtttttattttattttgtagcCCCCCAAAAAATACTATGTTTGCAGATTCCAAAAATATGTAGAAAGCAACAACTGACACTTCATAATGGATTAATAAGTTAATCCTTGGCAGTGGATTAGTAGGTTAATCCAAAAAATGTTAAAGACGTAGGAAAACAATGTAATAGCGGTATCAAAGTAGTATGAACATAGCAAAAATAGATATGTTTTAGAGGTATCAGCCCGCCTTCGTGGTGAATGCCGAGGGAGAAGAAGACGAGCCTTGGTGACATCAAGAAACTTTCGTGTTCTCTCACACCTCTCCACCGGGGACTAACTTCCCTCGAAGGAAGTGACCATTGAGATATGTCTTCGTCTTTACGTGCTTCAGTTACTTCTTATCCACACTCATTTAACTGTGTGTTCACTTTAGTAACTCAACCTTGCATTGTTCATATATGTTGTGCTCACCGTAGTTATTTTTAGGCAAACCTTTATACCCCAAAGCCTAAAATATTGAAGAAAACATGTAAAATTTGTAGAAGAGATACATCCCCTTGAGTttcatctcgatcctttcagttGGTGAGTTGTTGAGCCGCACGAGATGCTAGATCTGCACACTTATGACATATGAAGCCATACGCGACTGCGTGAAGCCGCGCACAACCATTGGACAGAGATGCGTCTCACATCTGGCTGCAAGTACGACAAGGCAACAAGAAGTCTGACGGCTAGAGTTAACACATTTTGTTGGGTACTTTTGTGAATGCGAGAGTTACGAAAAATTGACAACTTCGACAAAAGATGCATCTATCACGCTACAGAAGTTCAACTCGAATCGTACGTCTCTGGTACTATGCACAGGCTGATTTGAATTTACTTTTCTGAACTGTGGATCAAAATTTGAAATGGCCAGATACAGCGATTTTTAAAATAAATTGTGAGTGTCTTCCAAACAAAGCAAAGCTCCAATTCCAGGCACGACGATTCCACGGAAGCCTCTCCCTCCAGTGCCCGCCGAACACGTGACCACAGCCAATGAGACCCCTCCACGTCACCTCGCGGCCACAACTATAAACCTTCCCGTGCTCCCGaccccatcgccggcgagcagacaccacgccgccgccgccggcgcacGCACCCCGACCTCCCCGACAGCCGCCCGTCCGCTACCCACTTCACCTAACCCCAGGCCCTCCTCCCATGGACGTCCGCCGCAGGCCCGGGGCGGCGGCAGCCGATAGGCCGACGAAGTCGCGGCcggctgctgctgccgctgctgcgcCGGCCGCGGCGCCgggcgacctggtgctccggccGCCGAACCTTCGCTTGGTCCTCGCGGCGATGGCTCTCTTCCTCGCGCCCTTCTCGTACCTCGCGTTCGTGCACTACCCCCTGGCCGCCGATCTGCGGCGATCCATCCTAATCTGCGGGGCCATTAGCCTCGGCGGCTTCTTCGTCGTGCTACGACTCATCCCTGTCGCTGCCCGCTACCTCCTCCGCCGCGGGATGTTCGGCAAGGACATCAACAAGAAGGGCTTGCCCATGGGAGAGATCACAGTGTGAGTCAAGAGCACAATTTTGATAAATTGCAGTCTGCTCTGTGCTTTTATAGATAGATAGAGAGAGGGGTGGGGTAGTTGTTGCATTGGTAGCTGCTGTACAATTCATGGTGGAAACTATGGAGTACAAGAAGCGAATTCAGCTCAGTTGGAATCCATGCATTTGGTACTAGTAGACATCAATACTTCATAGTCTCATAGGCTAAACTAACTGTTTTCTTACAGCTTGAAACTAGAGGTTTTTTTGGGATAGCTGATAGCAGCTGAGCGGAATTTCCTCGAGTGACGGATACTTGCATTCATTGGTGGGTGTTGACTCTGTTTGACAGATTGTCCAGATTGGGGGTTAGGCAGTAAATAATTTCTATTTCCACCTAGTTTAATAGTTTATGTTCTTTGACTCTGATATGTTGCCAAAAGGAATGCCGTGCTTAAGTATTTCAGCCTACAGATAGAGTTCATGCACCATTCCATCCCCTTGGGTTAAGTGTGAACCAAAATGATCTTGGAACTTAGAATACAGTCTTTCTTACTGGTCAAAGTTCTTGCATACCTCTGAAGAACATATACATCAAAGAAAGGACACaaaacatgtactccctccgtaatcataatataagacattttttgacAACATCTTATATTAAGTTACAGAGGTAGTGTTATTTAAGGAGCTTTGTTGAATGTGCATTTTTGAATGCTTTCTTTGGGCTATATGATACTGATACATGCAGTGCATGTATATACATGCCTCAGGATTATATACAAAGTCGGCAAGAGAAACTGAAACATGGCATTATTTTAGAGAAGGGTGCACAAACTCATATCTGTACATTGAAGGAGCAATTCAAAACAAAATAACCAAAAGTACCCATTGTATGCCTTTCTATGAATTTGCTATGCGATCTGGCTTGGTAATATAAAGCTGCGAGTTGACATTCTTTATTGTCTAAACATTTTACTTGTTTTGCAGGCCTGAATCACTAGGCATTGTTGTTGGGATTGTGTACTTGGTCATTGCTATTCTATTTCAACATTTCAACTTCACAGCGGATTCCATTGTATGTTTATGACTAGAAGTTATCGTTTTTGGAATTCACAAAATATATATTATGCCCTGAATTTCATTTCCGCCCTTTTTCTTTTTGCAGTGGCTTGTTGAATATAATGCAGCATTAGCATCAGTCTGCTTTATGATTCTTCTTGGATTTATTGACGATGTTCTTGATATTCCATGGAGAGTGTATGTTCTTTTTCAGAGCGTCCTTCAGATAATTTCAATAGTGcaattgctattactttcttgaTTCTGATAAATTGGTTTTGGAACGACCCTACATTGAACAGGAAACTGCTGCTGCCTACGATTGCAGCACTTCCTCTGCTTATGGCATATGCTGGTGGTACTTCCATCATCATTCCAAAGCCTCTAGCATCCTATGTCGGAGTAGAAGTTCTGGAGTTAGGTATATTTACAAACCCGAAATAAGTGAATTTTGACACTGTAAATATTGAGTGGTTCCAAATATTGGTGTGATGGAAGCACTTATGCCTTTTAATTTTATCAATTGTTAGAGTGACCAAGTCCATCTTGTACATATTGCTTGCTTCAAAATGTCTTTTGAAATCTCTCAGCAGATATACCACATGTAACCTCAACTGTTGAAATGAATGAACTGAGAGATCCATGTGCACCAGTACTGCTGAGATGCATCTCTTTCGGTTTACTTATTTGCCTTTTGAATGCAATTTCTGCTGTTGACCAAATTCTCTGTGGACCGAGATGCAAACACTAGATAATAGAATACCAACACCATCCTTGTTTTCTTTGGCATGCAGGTTGGATGTACAAGCTCTTCATGCTGTTGTTAGCAGTTTTCTGTACAAATTCAATCAACATACATGCTGGCCTGAATGGTCTTGAAGTTGGGCAGACAGTTGTCATATCTGCTGCGGTATGAAGTACATGGTTCTTGAATTTTGAGTACCATTCGTCAACTGATGATTATAGCATTTTCCAGGTTTTGATACATAATGTAATGCGCATTGGATCTTCTAAGGACCTTGAAACTCAGCAAGCTCATGCATTCTCTATTTATCTTGTCCTGCCTTTCCTGACCACTTCATTGGCTTTGCTGGGTTTTAACTGGTAAGGACCTTGAGAGGCATGCTACCTTGTTTTAAATAGAAGATGTTGATCTTTTTACATGCATCCCTTTGTAACTTGTCAGGTATCCTTCATCTGTTTTTGTTGGTGATACATACACCTATTTTGCTGGGATGACTTTAGCTGTGGTGGGTATTTTGGGGCATTTCAGGTAAACATCCTCAGTTATCTCCCGCAAGTTTCTCTATTATATTCCAGATTATTCTTTATTTGGCTGTTTGTCGTATGTAGTATGCAATTAGCTGTCTGCTTTCTGTAGTCAAGTATTCCTGATATCCTTGTTCTGGTGCATGCGCAGAAAAGTTCCTCCCTTCGTTTTGCATTTTTATTTACTCGAATGTACCATATTAGTAAAATGAGTAAAAAAAAATCCACAGGGAACTTTTAGGCTTTGTTCGGTTAATCCCACCCCCAGGTGGATTGGAGGGGATTTGCAGGGATTTTGGCTTGTAGGGGATTAATTCCCCCTCAATCCCCTTCAAATCCACGTCAACCGAACAAGCCCTTAGGGTGGGGCAGGAGAGTTATGCAAGGATTTGGCTGCACTCTGAGTGGAATAGTTAGTAGAGTTTTGGTAGGACTCAACATCCAGGCTTTAAACATTTTATATGTTGCTTGGCGACCTCTGGTGTTCATATCTTTGGCAATATATCTTGATATCCTAACCGTTTATCGTGGAAAATCATCTTGGCTGTGAACCCAAACTTTTGTCGTGCCATCTAATACTTTTTGTGTGGACTTGTGATATTTATACTTTAGAGTATATGCTAGCTGTCCATATAATTTGCTCTTCCCATTATTATTGATTAATAACTGCAGCTGATAAAAACTGTTTCCTGTTTGCAGTGAGACATTATTGCTCTTCTTTTTACCCCAGGTTCTTAATTTCTTGTGCTCAGTACCACAGGTTCGGAGAAACTGATTTCCATATTTACCTCCTCACTGGTACATTTAAACTTTTTAGTTGATTATTAGGTATATGGTTTGCTTACGCTTTAGTTTTGTGCATATTGTCTACAGCTCTTCCACTTTGTTCCTTGCCCAAGACATAGGTTGCCAAGGTACTATTTTTTTCTCTTGGTACAAAACTGTCAATTGAACTTATTGTAATATAGTTTTGGACTTGTAATAAATTTCTATATTGCGCTTGCTGTAGGTTTGATACTCAAACAGGACTGCTTACAGGTACCAAAGATGGTAACCTTGTTAACATATTCCTTAGGTTGTTTGGGAAGTGCTCAGAGAAGTCCCTTTGCATAAGGCTTCTTATATTTCAGGTAAACTTGAATTGCATTCTTGCTGTGAACTTCATTTTCTTGTAATTCTTTCCTTGACTTGTGAAGGTATCATGATGGACTAGTCGATTGCAAACACACTCCGATATTTTTCTAGCAGCAGTAAAAACTTAATAAAGAACGAGGCCAAGTAGTGATTCAACCAGAACCCAGCATAACCATTGAACCGTTATTGACGCCTTAAGCAATCCAAATTAGCTCACATGTCTAttaactactccctctgtaaagaaatataagagcgtttagatcactaaagaaGGAGTACTCACTAGCTATGGTATTTGGTGTCACGCTGCTGACACTTGATAAACTTGACTTAAAATGTACCAAATGTGTATAGTGTCTATGTGGTTGGATAGTGTTGAATGGAAGCTACTCCTAACGCTCAAGTTCTTTCATGGTAGATGTCCTACCTCTTTATTTTAGTGCGTATTTTGATCCGACTTAATAAGTAACTAACTCCTCGTTTCTTCGTATGTGGCAGGCTGTGTCATGCCTATTCTGCTTTTGGCTGAGATACATGCTTACTGGATGGTACAAATGATGATCACCCGAAACACAACATCGCGTCAGTTTCCATGATACACTCGAACTCTGTTTGTATCGGATGGCTGTTGCTCTCTCAGAATATTTGTATACCAGCAGCAACCCTGAAAAAAAGGGGTCTAATTCCAACAGGAGTAACTGATCCAAGATACTGTTCAGAATGTTGCATGCATTGCTGCTCCCCCTTTCATCTAGTTTGTCTGTAGCCTTCGATTTTGTTCCACCTTTTTTCATATGCTAACAACAAATGATTTTGTTTCAAGGTTTTGCCTTTTTCGTGCCAGAGTTCTACAGATTTGTGATCGTAGAGAACTGATATAT contains:
- the LOC109758837 gene encoding uncharacterized protein translates to MDVRRRPGAAAADRPTKSRPAAAAAAAPAAAPGDLVLRPPNLRLVLAAMALFLAPFSYLAFVHYPLAADLRRSILICGAISLGGFFVVLRLIPVAARYLLRRGMFGKDINKKGLPMGEITVPESLGIVVGIVYLVIAILFQHFNFTADSIWLVEYNAALASVCFMILLGFIDDVLDIPWRVKLLLPTIAALPLLMAYAGGTSIIIPKPLASYVGVEVLELGWMYKLFMLLLAVFCTNSINIHAGLNGLEVGQTVVISAAVLIHNVMRIGSSKDLETQQAHAFSIYLVLPFLTTSLALLGFNWYPSSVFVGDTYTYFAGMTLAVVGILGHFSETLLLFFLPQVLNFLCSVPQLFHFVPCPRHRLPRFDTQTGLLTGTKDGNLVNIFLRLFGKCSEKSLCIRLLIFQAVSCLFCFWLRYMLTGWYK